In a single window of the Thunnus maccoyii chromosome 7, fThuMac1.1, whole genome shotgun sequence genome:
- the si:dkey-66a8.7 gene encoding PI-PLC X domain-containing protein 1, which yields MDYSCQDWMSSLPEELWDVPLTDLAIPGSHDAMSYCLDINSPLVRSESDCFRLLDGVFYCFTRPAIFKWATTQDKSIEEQLSMGIRFFDLRIAHKPDDISNDLYFTHVIYTHLTVLETLSSVATWLKSHPKEIVILACSHFEGISDGLHESFILSLKKLFGSKLCPRKESVLTLRSLWASGYQVLLSYESQTAVRHQELWPAIPYLWANKRTAQGVISYLEWNKDLGRPDGFFISGLNLTADRNYITMNPKQSLRTLTFSNWEYLRKWLEEQIPGSDPKSLNIIAGDFVGPLPLCSLVIALNQKLLRKNSSQNKKCY from the exons ATGGATTACAGCTGCCAGGACTGGATGTCATCTCTACCCGAGGAGCTGTGGGACGTTCCTCTGACAGACCTGGCCATACCTG GGAGCCATGATGCCATGAGCTACTGTCTGGATATAAACTCCCCCTTGGTCAGGTCTGAATCAGACTGCTTCAGGCTCCTGGATGGAGTTTTCTACTGCTTTACAAGACCTGCCATTTTTAAATGGGCTACAACACAG GACAAAAGCATTGAGGAGCAACTTTCGATGGGCATTCGGTTCTTTGATCTCCGCATTGCACACAAGCCTGACGACATCTCCAATGACCTGTATTTCACACACgtcatatacacacatttaacaGTCTTG GAAACACTGTCATCTGTTGCCACGTGGCTGAAGTCTCACCCAAAGGAGATTGTTATCCTTGCTTGCAGCCATTTTGAGGGAATCAGCGACGGACTCCACgaatcattcattttatccCTGAAGAAGCTGTTCGGCTCAAAACTTTGCCCCCGAAAG GAGTCAGTCCTGACCTTGCGCAGTCTGTGGGCATCTGGTTACCAGGTCCTGCTGTCCTATGAATCCCAAACTGCAGTGAGACATCAGGAGCTGTGGCCTGCCATCCCCTACTTGTGGGCCAATAAGCGCACAGCTCAAGGAGTGATCAGTTACCTGGAGTGGAACAAAGACCTCGGGCGTCCAG atggCTTCTTCATCTCTGGCCTGAACCTGACAGCTGATAGGAATTACATCACCATGAACCCAAAGCAGTCCCTGCGGACGCTGACCTTCAGTAATTGGGAGTATTTGAGGAAATGGCTGGAGGAGCAGATACCTGGGTCGGACCCCAAGAGCCTCAACATCATTGCAGGAGACTTTGTGGGTCCACTTCCACTCTGTTCTCTGGTCATTGCACTGAACCAAAAACTTCTACGAAAGAACAGCAGTCAGAATAAAAAGTGTTATTAG
- the gtpbp6 gene encoding putative GTP-binding protein 6, whose amino-acid sequence MTALRRIHSWFPLLQRPCTHSGQRAASTTCRPLLTSHHAAAVIYCHQHWLRAVSTLQSRAFALSTRTFKSTDDLKGGQQHFDSTLEDDEGEDFIEDSEVEELFQQQVPTGIEGHHRVFIVHPDVKWGSRKQYLTTAELMMAEAEGLVNTLDNWRVVDKIILSTKTPEKKRIFGKGNFQSLTEKIRRTAGITAVFVNVERLSPLSERELEEAWAVKVFDRYSVVLHIFRCNARTKEAKLQISLAEIPLLRSRLKNEIANLDQQGGGARYIGGSGETLMEVQQRLLKEREMKIRSALEKLRKKRNLLRSQRKHKEFPIVSVLGYTNCGKTTLIKALTGDSGLQPRNQLFATLDVTVHAGQLPSRMTVLYVDTIGFLSQLPHQLIDSFSATLEDIKHSDLLIHVRDISHPETVNQKVNVLSVLKNLQIPDRLMSSMIEVHNKIDLVDNYQSAEPNTLPISALEERGLDVLKKAVEEEIVNSTGKQILNLKVDLSTPQLSWLYKEAAVQDVHVNADEGSAVVKVIISTAAYGRYKKLFTGR is encoded by the exons ATGACAGCACTGAGGAGGATTCACTCATGGTTCCCCCTGCTGCAGCGACCCTGCACACACAGCGGGCAGAGAGCAGCCTCAACAACCTGCAGACCCCTCCTCACCTCTCACCATGCAGCTGCAGTGATATACTGTCACCAACACTGGCTGAGAGCTGTCTCCACCCTGCAGTCCAGAGCCTTTGCACTCTCTACACGCACTTTCAAGAGCACAGATGACCTCAAAGGTGGACAGCAGCACTTTGATTCCACACTGGAGGATGATGAGGGTGAAGATTTCATCGAGGACAGCGAGGTGGAGGAGCTGTTCCAGCAGCAGGTTCCTACAGGCATCGAGGGCCATCACAGGGTCTTCATCGTTCACCCTGATGTCAAGTGGGGAAGCAGGAAGCAGTATCTGACCACCG CTGAGCTGATGATGGCCGAGGCTGAAGGGCTTGTAAACACCTTAGATAACTGGAGAGTGGTGGACAAGATCATCCTCTCGACCAAGACGCCAGAAAAGAAGAGGATATTTGGAAAAGGCAATTTCCAGTCTCTCACAG AGAAAATCAGGCGAACAGCAGGAATCACAGCTGTTTTTGTCAATGTGGAGCGTCTGTCCCCTTTGTCTGAG aGGGAGCTTGAGGAAGCCTGGGCGGTGAAAGTGTTTGACAGATACTCTGTGGTCCTCCACATCTTCCGCTGCAATGCCAGAACTAAAGAGGCCAAGTTACAGATCTCTCTGGCAGAGATTCCCTTGTTAAG GTCTCGTCTGAAAAATGAAATCGCAAACTTGGATCAGCAGGGTGGAGGGGCGAGATACATCGGAGGTTCAG GTGAGACGCTGATGGAGGTCCAGCAGAGACTGTTGAAGGAGCGGGAGATGAAGATTCGCTCAGCGCTGGAGAAGCTGCGTAAAAAGAGGAATCTGCTGCGATCTCAGCGCAAACACAAGGAGTTCCCCATCGTCTCTGTGCTGGGATATACAAACTGTG GAAAAACGACTCTGATCAAAGCACTGACTGGTGACAGCGGTCTCCAGCCCAGAAACCAGCTCTTCGCCACCCTGGACGTCACCGTCCACGCCGGCCAGTTGCCCAGTCGCATGACTGTGCTGTACGTGGACACCATCGGCTTCCTGTCCCAGCTGCCCCACCAGCTCATCGACTCCTTTTCTGCCACCCTGGAAGATATTAAACACTCT GATCTGCTGATTCATGTCAGAGACATCAGCCATCCAGAGACGGTGAATCAGAAGGTGAACGTACTCAGTGTTTTGAAGAACCTACAAATCCCCGACAGGCTGATGAGCTCCATGATTGAGGTCCACAATAAAATAGACCTTGTTGACAA CTATCAGTCTGCAGAGCCCAACACACTGCCCATATCTGCTTTGGAAGAGCGAGGCCTGGATGTGCTGAAGAAAGCAGTGGAGGAAGAGATCGTGAACTCTACAGGAAAACAAATTCTGAATCTCAAAGTAGACCTCAGCACTCCTCAGTTAAG TTGGCTGTACAAAGAGGCCGCCGTTCAGGACGTGCACGTGAATGCAGATGAGGGCTCGGCTGTTGTCAAGGTCATCATCAGCACGGCTGCTTATGGACGCTACAAGAAACTGTTCACAGGCAGATAA
- the LOC121900472 gene encoding T-lymphocyte activation antigen CD80-like yields the protein MPVSLWRTGLLLSFLTLCASVEEECVLGIVGRPVSLPCFYPELITFVNISIEWRRDSEVVLRSVWAEDGNVEICSKNSVTISADAPMTGNLSLKLPNVDVKEDKTYYSLFLISPGNQSAPLCTVCLRTAASYSSPLLLREEAAQGDETFFLCQSSGGFPEPAVYWLINDTQEPPEGSVRTLAASLPDSRLYNVTSHLTANISKDSSVSCIIENPSMKETLSSTSYGDQGGPVVSRASQAMWMFSTALCVVVGVMVAAGVAYQIHLDRMSKKKKEQYQHSRPGRGYRRRNLYMEETEAMKSEPKETDV from the exons ATGCCGGTGTCACTGTGGCGGACAGGACTGCTGCTCAGCTTCCTCACTTTGTGCGCCAGTGTGG AGGAAGAGTGCGTCCTTGGCATAGTCGGACGGCCTGTCTCACTGCCTTGCTTTTACCCGGAATTAATAACCTTTGTGAATATTTCCATTGAgtggaggagagacagtgaagtgGTGCTCAGATCAGTGTGGGCAGAGGATGGAAATGTGGAGATATGCAGTAAGAACAGCGTCACAATCTCAGCTGATGCTCCAATGACTGGAAACTTGTCTCTGAAGCTGCCCAATGTTGATGTCAAAGAGGACAAAACCTATTATAGTCTGTTCCTCATATCACCAGGAAATCAAAGTGCTCCGCTGTGCACCGTGTGCCTCAGGACAGCAG CAAGTTACAGTTCCCCGTTGCTGCTGAGGGAGGAAGCAGCGCAGGGTGATGAGACATTCTTCTTGTGTCAGTCCAGCGGCGGCTTTCCTGAACCTGCTGTTTACTGGCTCATCAACGACACACAGGAGCCCCCCGAAGGCTCAGTGAGGACCCTGGCGGCATCACTCCCAGACTCCCGTCTCTACAACGTCACAAGCCACCTGACGGCCAACATTTCCAAAGATTCCAGCGTGTCGTGCATCATAGAGAACCCGTCCATGAAGGAAACCTTGTCGTCCACAAGCT ATGGAGATCAGGGAGGCCCGGTGGTGAGTCGAGCATCACAGGCCATGTGGATGTTCAGCACGGCTCTCTGTGTGGTGGTTGGGGTCATGGTGGCGGCAGGAGTGGCCTATCAGATCCACCTGGACAGGATgagtaagaagaagaaggaacaaTACCAACACAGCCGTCCAGGCAGAG GATACAGAAGGCGAAATCTGTACATGGAGGAAACGGAGGCGATGAAGTCGGAACCAAAGGAGACTGATGTGTAA
- the nit2 gene encoding omega-amidase NIT2, whose protein sequence is MSTLAKAMAKFRLAVVQLQVTSVKADNLSRARRLVQEAAGQGSKVVLLPECFNSPYGTGFFSTYAERIPGESTQVLSEAAKENKVYLVGGSIPEEDGGKLYNSCTVFGPDGELILKHRKIHLFDIDVPGKIRFQESETLSPGNSLSVFETPFCKVGVGICYDMRFAELAQLYSRKGCQLLVYPGAFNMTTGPAHWELLQRGRAIDNQVYVATASPARDETASYVAWGHSTVVNPWGEVISKAGAEEAIIYADIDLQYLADIRQQIPITVQRRDDLYTVTSVQGGSS, encoded by the exons ATGTCTACTTTAGCAAAAGCAATGGCTA AGTTCCGTCTGGCTGTGGTGCAGCTACAGGTGACGAGCGTCAAGGCGGACAACCTGAGCCGGGCCCGGAGGCTGGTCCAAGAGGCGGCAGGACAGGGCAGCAAAGTGGTGCTGCTGCCG GAATGCTTCAATTCTCCGTATGGAACCGGCTTCTTCTCTACGTATGCTGAGAGGATCCCAGGAGAATCCACCCAGGTGTTGTCAGAGGCAGCAAAGGAGAATAAAGTGTATCTAGTGGGAG GATCCATCCCTGAGGAGGACGGTGGGAAGTTGTATAACAGCTGTACAGTGTTCGGGCCTGATGGAGAGCTGATTCTGAAGCACAGGAAG ATTCACCTCTTTGACATCGACGTTCCCGGGAAAATCCGCTTCCAAGAGTCGGAGACGCTGAGCCCAGGCAACAGTCTGTCAGTGTTTGAAACAC CGTTCTGTAAAGTGGGTGTGGGGATTTGCTACGATATGAGGTTTGCAGAGCTCGCACAGCTCTACAGCAGGAAAG GCTGTCAGCTGCTGGTTTACCCCGGAGCCTTCAACATGACCACTGGTCCGGCCCACTGGGAGCTGCTGCAGAGGGGGAG GGCGATTGATAACCAAGTATACGTGGCCACAGCATCACCTGCCAGAGATGAAACTGCCTCTTATGTGGCCTGGGGTCACAGCACTGTTGTAAACCCATG GGGTGAAGTTATCTCCAAGGCTGGAGCAGAGGAGGCCATTATTTACGCTGATATTG ACTTGCAGTACTTAGCCGACATCCGGCAGCAGATTCCGATCACAGTTCAGCGTCGGGACGACCTCTACACGGTGACGTCTGTGCAGGGAGGATCAAGCTGA
- the tbc1d23 gene encoding TBC1 domain family member 23 isoform X2, protein MADAVEEALQGSWDQDLAEALDSGGSDMEMERSIIQVQESSAQHRAKMWKIALNVSGKGDSLSPWDGVLDLPEQTLIHNRSQQLIDQLEVSEEERSDMVSDVESVITFYCKSRNITFTPELSWPHLLKPLLGLQLPRSDLYNCFYAIMNKYIPRDCVPNGRPFHLYRLLLQYHEPELCSFLDTKKITPDSYAINWMGSLFSSHCLPDVTQALWDSYLQQADPFFIFFLMLIILVNAKETILAQEGDSKEDIIKMLEASPSLLEGEDIEDLFSLAQYYQSKTPLSLRKMNQNLFGSSLVALKEEDTDLSQALCLPVSVPEILQANQQQQDGVRFFVVDCRPAEQYNAGHLSTAFHLDSDLMLQNPSEFALSVKSLLEAQKQSLESGSIASGEHLCFMGSGREEEDMYMNMVLAHFLQKNKEYVSIAKGGFMALQQHLVDMNVEGLDSSYVHWIVSTSGSHSSLSSADGDSLSSPGDGKGVKSLVNKMTFALKSKSVNVKEKMISFIENTSTPVDRHVSSSDRVGKPYRGVKPVFSIGDEEEYDTDEIDSSSMSDDDRKEIVNIQTWINKPDVKHHIPCNEVKETGHMFPSHLLITATHMYCLREIASRKGFAYIQSRQALNSVVKITSKKKHPELITFKFGSNNSAGVEILAVERYLIPNAGDATKVIKQQIMKVLDALESS, encoded by the exons ATGGCGGATGCGGTGGAGGAAGCTCTTCAAGGCAGCTG GGACCAGGATCTAGCTGAGGCTCTGGACTCTGGCGGCTCTGAcatggagatggagagaagcATCATCCAGGTCCAGGAGTCTTCAGCTCAACACAGAGCCAAGATGTGGAAG ATCGCTCTAAATGTCTCCGGCAAAGGAGACAGTCTGTCTCCCTGGGATGGTGTCCTCGATTTACCCGAACAGACCCTCATTCACAACCGCAGCCAGCAGCTGATTG ACCAGCTGGAAGTatcagaggaagagaggagcgACATGGTGTCCGATGTTGAGTCAGTCATCACTTTCTACTGCAAGTCCCGCAACATTACCTTCACCCCGGAGCTGAGCTGGCCGCACCTGCTCAAACCACTACTGGGGCTTCAGCTTCCCCGCAGCGACCTCTACAACTGCTTCTACGCCATCATGAACAAATACATCCCCAG GGACTGTGTGCCAAACGGCCGCCCCTTCCACCTATACAGACTACTGCTGCAGTACCACGAGCCAGAGCTCTGCTCCTTCTTGGACACCAAAAAGATCACACCTGACTCCTACGCCATCAACTGG ATGGGCAGTCTGTTTTCCAGCCACTGCCTTCCTGACGTCACCCAGGCCTTGTGGGACTCCTACCTCCAGCAGGCTGAccctttcttcatcttcttcctcatGCTCATCATCCTCGTCAATGCCAA AGAGACCATCCTTGCACAAGAAGGAGACAGCAAAGAGGACATCATCA AAATGCTGGAAGCATCTCCATCCCTTCTGGAAGGTGAAGACATTGAAGATTTGTTTTCTCTGGCGCAGTATTACCAGAGCAAGACCCCTTTGTCTCTCAGAAAG ATGAACCAGAATCTGTTTGGTAGCAGCCTGGTGGCTCTGAAAGAAGAGGACACAGACCTGAGTCAGGCATTGTGTCTCCCCGTGTCTGTCCCCGAGATTCTGCAGgccaaccagcagcagcag GATGGGGTACGCTTCTTCGTGGTGGATTGTCGGCCCGCTGAGCAGTACAACGCGGGGCACCTGTCCACTGCCTTTCACCTGGACTCTGATCTG ATGCTCCAGAACCCATCTGAGTTTGCTCTCTCTGTGAAGTCGCTCTTGGAGGCACAGAAGCAGTCTTTGGAGTCAGGCTCCATCGCCAGCGGAGAGCACTTGTGCTTCATGGGCagtgggagagaggaggaggacatgtACATGAACATGGTGTTGGCCCATTTCCTGCAG aaaaacaaagaatacgTCAGCATTGCTAAAGGAGGTTTCATGG CTCTCCAGCAGCATCTGGTAGACATGAACGTCGAGGGCCTCGACTCCTCGTACGTCCACTGGATTGTCAGCACGTCGGGATCTCACAGCAGCCTCAGCTCTGCGGAT GGAGATTCTCTGAGCAGCCCTGGAGACGGTAAAGGCGTCAAGTCTTTGGTCAACAAAATGACGTTTGCTCTCAAGTCCAAGTCGGTAAACGTAAAGGAGAAGATGATCAGCTTCATTGAGAACACCTCCACTCCTGTAGACAG GCATGTAAGCAGCAGCGACCGTGTTGGTAAACCTTACCGGGGGGTGAAGCCTGTTTTCAGTATCGGTGACGAGGAGGAGTATGACACAG ATGAGATTGACAGCTCATCCATGTCAGACGATGACAGGAAGGAGATTGTCAACATTCAGACCTGGATAAACAAACCAGATGTAAAGCATCACATTCCGTGCAATGAGGTGAAAGAAACCGGTCACATGTTCCCGAG CCACCTGTTAATCACAGCCACTCACATGTACTGCCTGAGGGAGATCGCCTCAAGGAAAGGCTTTGCCTACATCCAGTCCAGACAAGCACTAAACTCTGTGGTGAAGATCACATCCAAAAAGAAGCACCCAGAACTGATCACGTTCAAGTTTGGCAGCAACAACTCAGCTGGAGTGGAGATATTGGCAGTTGAAAG ATATTTGATACCCAACGCAGGCGATGCCACCAAGGTCATCAAGCAGCAGATCATGAAAGTCCTAGATGCTCTGGAGAGCTCGTAA
- the tbc1d23 gene encoding TBC1 domain family member 23 isoform X1, protein MADAVEEALQGSWDQDLAEALDSGGSDMEMERSIIQVQESSAQHRAKMWKIALNVSGKGDSLSPWDGVLDLPEQTLIHNRSQQLIDQLEVSEEERSDMVSDVESVITFYCKSRNITFTPELSWPHLLKPLLGLQLPRSDLYNCFYAIMNKYIPRDCVPNGRPFHLYRLLLQYHEPELCSFLDTKKITPDSYAINWMGSLFSSHCLPDVTQALWDSYLQQADPFFIFFLMLIILVNAKETILAQEGDSKEDIIKMLEASPSLLEGEDIEDLFSLAQYYQSKTPLSLRKMNQNLFGSSLVALKEEDTDLSQALCLPVSVPEILQANQQQQDGVRFFVVDCRPAEQYNAGHLSTAFHLDSDLMLQNPSEFALSVKSLLEAQKQSLESGSIASGEHLCFMGSGREEEDMYMNMVLAHFLQKNKEYVSIAKGGFMALQQHLVDMNVEGLDSSYVHWIVSTSGSHSSLSSADGDSLSSPGDGKGVKSLVNKMTFALKSKSVNVKEKMISFIENTSTPVDRISFNLPWPEKVIPDRHVSSSDRVGKPYRGVKPVFSIGDEEEYDTDEIDSSSMSDDDRKEIVNIQTWINKPDVKHHIPCNEVKETGHMFPSHLLITATHMYCLREIASRKGFAYIQSRQALNSVVKITSKKKHPELITFKFGSNNSAGVEILAVERYLIPNAGDATKVIKQQIMKVLDALESS, encoded by the exons ATGGCGGATGCGGTGGAGGAAGCTCTTCAAGGCAGCTG GGACCAGGATCTAGCTGAGGCTCTGGACTCTGGCGGCTCTGAcatggagatggagagaagcATCATCCAGGTCCAGGAGTCTTCAGCTCAACACAGAGCCAAGATGTGGAAG ATCGCTCTAAATGTCTCCGGCAAAGGAGACAGTCTGTCTCCCTGGGATGGTGTCCTCGATTTACCCGAACAGACCCTCATTCACAACCGCAGCCAGCAGCTGATTG ACCAGCTGGAAGTatcagaggaagagaggagcgACATGGTGTCCGATGTTGAGTCAGTCATCACTTTCTACTGCAAGTCCCGCAACATTACCTTCACCCCGGAGCTGAGCTGGCCGCACCTGCTCAAACCACTACTGGGGCTTCAGCTTCCCCGCAGCGACCTCTACAACTGCTTCTACGCCATCATGAACAAATACATCCCCAG GGACTGTGTGCCAAACGGCCGCCCCTTCCACCTATACAGACTACTGCTGCAGTACCACGAGCCAGAGCTCTGCTCCTTCTTGGACACCAAAAAGATCACACCTGACTCCTACGCCATCAACTGG ATGGGCAGTCTGTTTTCCAGCCACTGCCTTCCTGACGTCACCCAGGCCTTGTGGGACTCCTACCTCCAGCAGGCTGAccctttcttcatcttcttcctcatGCTCATCATCCTCGTCAATGCCAA AGAGACCATCCTTGCACAAGAAGGAGACAGCAAAGAGGACATCATCA AAATGCTGGAAGCATCTCCATCCCTTCTGGAAGGTGAAGACATTGAAGATTTGTTTTCTCTGGCGCAGTATTACCAGAGCAAGACCCCTTTGTCTCTCAGAAAG ATGAACCAGAATCTGTTTGGTAGCAGCCTGGTGGCTCTGAAAGAAGAGGACACAGACCTGAGTCAGGCATTGTGTCTCCCCGTGTCTGTCCCCGAGATTCTGCAGgccaaccagcagcagcag GATGGGGTACGCTTCTTCGTGGTGGATTGTCGGCCCGCTGAGCAGTACAACGCGGGGCACCTGTCCACTGCCTTTCACCTGGACTCTGATCTG ATGCTCCAGAACCCATCTGAGTTTGCTCTCTCTGTGAAGTCGCTCTTGGAGGCACAGAAGCAGTCTTTGGAGTCAGGCTCCATCGCCAGCGGAGAGCACTTGTGCTTCATGGGCagtgggagagaggaggaggacatgtACATGAACATGGTGTTGGCCCATTTCCTGCAG aaaaacaaagaatacgTCAGCATTGCTAAAGGAGGTTTCATGG CTCTCCAGCAGCATCTGGTAGACATGAACGTCGAGGGCCTCGACTCCTCGTACGTCCACTGGATTGTCAGCACGTCGGGATCTCACAGCAGCCTCAGCTCTGCGGAT GGAGATTCTCTGAGCAGCCCTGGAGACGGTAAAGGCGTCAAGTCTTTGGTCAACAAAATGACGTTTGCTCTCAAGTCCAAGTCGGTAAACGTAAAGGAGAAGATGATCAGCTTCATTGAGAACACCTCCACTCCTGTAGACAG AATATCTTTCAATCTGCCCTGGCCAGAGAAGGTGATTCCTGATCG GCATGTAAGCAGCAGCGACCGTGTTGGTAAACCTTACCGGGGGGTGAAGCCTGTTTTCAGTATCGGTGACGAGGAGGAGTATGACACAG ATGAGATTGACAGCTCATCCATGTCAGACGATGACAGGAAGGAGATTGTCAACATTCAGACCTGGATAAACAAACCAGATGTAAAGCATCACATTCCGTGCAATGAGGTGAAAGAAACCGGTCACATGTTCCCGAG CCACCTGTTAATCACAGCCACTCACATGTACTGCCTGAGGGAGATCGCCTCAAGGAAAGGCTTTGCCTACATCCAGTCCAGACAAGCACTAAACTCTGTGGTGAAGATCACATCCAAAAAGAAGCACCCAGAACTGATCACGTTCAAGTTTGGCAGCAACAACTCAGCTGGAGTGGAGATATTGGCAGTTGAAAG ATATTTGATACCCAACGCAGGCGATGCCACCAAGGTCATCAAGCAGCAGATCATGAAAGTCCTAGATGCTCTGGAGAGCTCGTAA
- the tbc1d23 gene encoding TBC1 domain family member 23 isoform X3, with amino-acid sequence MEMERSIIQVQESSAQHRAKMWKIALNVSGKGDSLSPWDGVLDLPEQTLIHNRSQQLIDQLEVSEEERSDMVSDVESVITFYCKSRNITFTPELSWPHLLKPLLGLQLPRSDLYNCFYAIMNKYIPRDCVPNGRPFHLYRLLLQYHEPELCSFLDTKKITPDSYAINWMGSLFSSHCLPDVTQALWDSYLQQADPFFIFFLMLIILVNAKETILAQEGDSKEDIIKMLEASPSLLEGEDIEDLFSLAQYYQSKTPLSLRKMNQNLFGSSLVALKEEDTDLSQALCLPVSVPEILQANQQQQDGVRFFVVDCRPAEQYNAGHLSTAFHLDSDLMLQNPSEFALSVKSLLEAQKQSLESGSIASGEHLCFMGSGREEEDMYMNMVLAHFLQKNKEYVSIAKGGFMALQQHLVDMNVEGLDSSYVHWIVSTSGSHSSLSSADGDSLSSPGDGKGVKSLVNKMTFALKSKSVNVKEKMISFIENTSTPVDRISFNLPWPEKVIPDRHVSSSDRVGKPYRGVKPVFSIGDEEEYDTDEIDSSSMSDDDRKEIVNIQTWINKPDVKHHIPCNEVKETGHMFPSHLLITATHMYCLREIASRKGFAYIQSRQALNSVVKITSKKKHPELITFKFGSNNSAGVEILAVERYLIPNAGDATKVIKQQIMKVLDALESS; translated from the exons atggagatggagagaagcATCATCCAGGTCCAGGAGTCTTCAGCTCAACACAGAGCCAAGATGTGGAAG ATCGCTCTAAATGTCTCCGGCAAAGGAGACAGTCTGTCTCCCTGGGATGGTGTCCTCGATTTACCCGAACAGACCCTCATTCACAACCGCAGCCAGCAGCTGATTG ACCAGCTGGAAGTatcagaggaagagaggagcgACATGGTGTCCGATGTTGAGTCAGTCATCACTTTCTACTGCAAGTCCCGCAACATTACCTTCACCCCGGAGCTGAGCTGGCCGCACCTGCTCAAACCACTACTGGGGCTTCAGCTTCCCCGCAGCGACCTCTACAACTGCTTCTACGCCATCATGAACAAATACATCCCCAG GGACTGTGTGCCAAACGGCCGCCCCTTCCACCTATACAGACTACTGCTGCAGTACCACGAGCCAGAGCTCTGCTCCTTCTTGGACACCAAAAAGATCACACCTGACTCCTACGCCATCAACTGG ATGGGCAGTCTGTTTTCCAGCCACTGCCTTCCTGACGTCACCCAGGCCTTGTGGGACTCCTACCTCCAGCAGGCTGAccctttcttcatcttcttcctcatGCTCATCATCCTCGTCAATGCCAA AGAGACCATCCTTGCACAAGAAGGAGACAGCAAAGAGGACATCATCA AAATGCTGGAAGCATCTCCATCCCTTCTGGAAGGTGAAGACATTGAAGATTTGTTTTCTCTGGCGCAGTATTACCAGAGCAAGACCCCTTTGTCTCTCAGAAAG ATGAACCAGAATCTGTTTGGTAGCAGCCTGGTGGCTCTGAAAGAAGAGGACACAGACCTGAGTCAGGCATTGTGTCTCCCCGTGTCTGTCCCCGAGATTCTGCAGgccaaccagcagcagcag GATGGGGTACGCTTCTTCGTGGTGGATTGTCGGCCCGCTGAGCAGTACAACGCGGGGCACCTGTCCACTGCCTTTCACCTGGACTCTGATCTG ATGCTCCAGAACCCATCTGAGTTTGCTCTCTCTGTGAAGTCGCTCTTGGAGGCACAGAAGCAGTCTTTGGAGTCAGGCTCCATCGCCAGCGGAGAGCACTTGTGCTTCATGGGCagtgggagagaggaggaggacatgtACATGAACATGGTGTTGGCCCATTTCCTGCAG aaaaacaaagaatacgTCAGCATTGCTAAAGGAGGTTTCATGG CTCTCCAGCAGCATCTGGTAGACATGAACGTCGAGGGCCTCGACTCCTCGTACGTCCACTGGATTGTCAGCACGTCGGGATCTCACAGCAGCCTCAGCTCTGCGGAT GGAGATTCTCTGAGCAGCCCTGGAGACGGTAAAGGCGTCAAGTCTTTGGTCAACAAAATGACGTTTGCTCTCAAGTCCAAGTCGGTAAACGTAAAGGAGAAGATGATCAGCTTCATTGAGAACACCTCCACTCCTGTAGACAG AATATCTTTCAATCTGCCCTGGCCAGAGAAGGTGATTCCTGATCG GCATGTAAGCAGCAGCGACCGTGTTGGTAAACCTTACCGGGGGGTGAAGCCTGTTTTCAGTATCGGTGACGAGGAGGAGTATGACACAG ATGAGATTGACAGCTCATCCATGTCAGACGATGACAGGAAGGAGATTGTCAACATTCAGACCTGGATAAACAAACCAGATGTAAAGCATCACATTCCGTGCAATGAGGTGAAAGAAACCGGTCACATGTTCCCGAG CCACCTGTTAATCACAGCCACTCACATGTACTGCCTGAGGGAGATCGCCTCAAGGAAAGGCTTTGCCTACATCCAGTCCAGACAAGCACTAAACTCTGTGGTGAAGATCACATCCAAAAAGAAGCACCCAGAACTGATCACGTTCAAGTTTGGCAGCAACAACTCAGCTGGAGTGGAGATATTGGCAGTTGAAAG ATATTTGATACCCAACGCAGGCGATGCCACCAAGGTCATCAAGCAGCAGATCATGAAAGTCCTAGATGCTCTGGAGAGCTCGTAA